From a single Glycine soja cultivar W05 chromosome 19, ASM419377v2, whole genome shotgun sequence genomic region:
- the LOC114399697 gene encoding uncharacterized protein LOC114399697 has product MGDWGPVFVSVVLFILLSPGLLVQIPGRGRFIEFGNFQTSGLSILIHAILYFALVCIFMLAIGIHMYMG; this is encoded by the coding sequence atgGGAGATTGGGGGCCAGTTTTTGTTTCTGTGGTGCTTTTCATTCTCCTCAGTCCAGGGCTCTTGGTCCAGATACCTGGAAGAGGCAGGTTCATAGAGTTTGGTAACTTTCAGACCAGTGGATTATCAATACTGATCCATGCTATCCTCTACTTTGCTCTCGTGTGCATCTTCATGTTAGCAATTGGGATCCACATGTACATGGGGTAA